A DNA window from Vibrio tarriae contains the following coding sequences:
- a CDS encoding GNAT family N-acetyltransferase — protein sequence MNNIVQHDATNHCYRVALEGEYQAVVKYQQQGTVLHITSTRVPDELQGKGYGKVMMESVLPEIERAGLTIVPVCSYVAHYLERHPEWQHLRYRPV from the coding sequence ATGAACAATATTGTGCAGCATGATGCGACAAACCACTGTTATCGTGTCGCTTTGGAAGGAGAGTATCAAGCCGTAGTGAAATATCAGCAGCAGGGAACGGTGCTGCATATTACCTCAACCCGTGTACCGGATGAGCTGCAAGGTAAGGGATACGGCAAAGTGATGATGGAAAGTGTGTTGCCTGAAATTGAGCGTGCGGGTTTAACGATTGTGCCCGTCTGTAGCTATGTCGCACATTATCTTGAGCGTCACCCTGAGTGGCAGCATTTGCGCTATCGCCCCGTCTGA
- a CDS encoding PilZ domain-containing protein — MNSRPAEKIDDNDGQTHIQRSKTVSTINSTDALAMVEHSSELTLSITTPVGTKFVCRTPFIGTHTDKFLLVEMPKISADDLQFFFQEGFWMNIRAISPRGEGALIHFRSQLMHILIEPVPMAFLSIPNTMQVSQLRKEPRFELNLAGKVLFDEHRGDCELRDLSRSGCRFITPPLGKTYQVGDLVALEIFSDLRGTKTFPPLTGKICNLQRSLHHARYGLEFNDEGRSNAKHLLAQLKFNGTKLTLNADKKT, encoded by the coding sequence ATGAATTCACGGCCCGCTGAAAAAATTGATGATAATGATGGCCAAACGCACATTCAACGCAGCAAAACGGTTTCGACCATCAACAGCACGGACGCGTTGGCCATGGTTGAACACAGTAGTGAGCTGACCTTAAGTATTACTACACCAGTGGGGACAAAATTTGTCTGCCGCACCCCGTTTATTGGCACTCATACCGACAAGTTTTTACTGGTGGAGATGCCCAAAATATCGGCTGACGATTTGCAGTTTTTTTTCCAAGAAGGGTTTTGGATGAATATCCGCGCTATTTCACCACGAGGAGAAGGAGCGCTGATCCATTTTCGCAGTCAACTGATGCATATCTTGATAGAGCCAGTACCCATGGCTTTTCTCTCTATTCCCAATACCATGCAAGTCTCTCAATTGCGCAAAGAGCCGAGATTTGAGCTAAATTTAGCCGGCAAAGTACTGTTTGATGAGCATCGTGGGGATTGTGAATTGCGTGATTTATCACGCAGTGGCTGCCGATTTATCACGCCGCCTTTAGGCAAAACGTATCAAGTGGGTGATTTGGTCGCGTTAGAGATTTTTTCAGACTTACGGGGCACAAAAACCTTCCCGCCGTTGACCGGAAAAATCTGTAACTTACAACGCTCACTTCACCATGCTCGTTATGGTTTAGAGTTTAATGATGAGGGTCGAAGTAACGCCAAACACTTGCTCGCACAACTTAAGTTTAATGGCACTAAACTGACTCTCAACGCCGATAAGAAAACGTAA
- a CDS encoding SCO family protein, whose amino-acid sequence MSKNWSLILVMAFTLGFGVKAYLDSQQKLAAQVTTPLTLSGENQQAVAIFDQADPRIRIVYFGFTRCPDVCPTSLAMLSAALNQVDDKTKAQLRPMFISLDPERDDAKLAAQYAHYFHPMIEGLSGSVATTNQIAEKYGVIFRKAELPNSELKYTLDHSSYFYFLQPDGTLINKVPHTQDPTPIVDAIKKIIQSKG is encoded by the coding sequence ATGAGTAAAAATTGGTCATTGATATTAGTGATGGCGTTTACCCTAGGATTTGGTGTCAAAGCCTATTTGGATAGCCAACAGAAATTAGCCGCACAGGTGACTACCCCACTGACCTTATCGGGAGAAAATCAGCAAGCTGTCGCCATTTTCGATCAAGCCGATCCACGAATTCGAATTGTCTATTTTGGCTTTACACGTTGTCCAGATGTCTGCCCAACCTCTTTAGCCATGCTCTCCGCAGCCTTAAACCAAGTCGATGATAAAACGAAGGCGCAGTTACGCCCGATGTTTATCTCCCTTGATCCGGAGCGAGATGATGCCAAACTCGCCGCACAATACGCCCACTACTTTCATCCGATGATTGAAGGTTTATCTGGCTCCGTTGCAACCACCAACCAGATTGCAGAAAAATACGGTGTGATTTTTCGTAAAGCTGAATTGCCCAATTCTGAGTTGAAATACACCTTAGATCACAGCTCTTATTTCTATTTCTTGCAGCCGGATGGCACCTTGATCAATAAAGTGCCACATACCCAAGACCCCACACCCATAGTGGATGCCATCAAGAAAATCATTCAATCAAAAGGATAA
- a CDS encoding copper chaperone PCu(A)C, translated as MKLNALLLASLLLSTSALAQSDIMVHQAYARATPPAAVNSAFFGEVMNHSDVERYIVSASSEVAAKVELHDVIKEGDVMKMRQVPEFAIPAQGTLVLKPGSFHIMLLELKKPLQEGENIEVEITFKNGEKQVITAPVKKVMSGMAEHSSH; from the coding sequence ATGAAACTGAACGCCTTGCTTCTTGCTAGCCTACTGCTTAGCACATCTGCCTTAGCTCAATCAGACATCATGGTTCACCAAGCTTATGCGCGCGCGACTCCTCCTGCCGCAGTCAATAGCGCCTTTTTTGGTGAAGTCATGAACCACAGTGATGTGGAGCGCTACATTGTTTCCGCCAGCAGCGAAGTGGCTGCCAAAGTGGAGCTGCATGACGTCATTAAAGAAGGCGATGTGATGAAAATGCGCCAAGTTCCTGAGTTTGCGATCCCCGCTCAAGGGACTTTAGTGCTCAAACCGGGCAGTTTTCACATCATGCTGCTTGAATTGAAAAAACCACTGCAAGAGGGCGAGAACATCGAAGTGGAAATCACGTTCAAAAATGGTGAGAAACAGGTGATCACTGCGCCAGTGAAAAAAGTGATGTCCGGTATGGCTGAGCACAGCTCACACTAA
- the gltS gene encoding sodium/glutamate symporter: protein MNQIISIGALESFLIAISVLFLGHFINAKLPILTKFNIPEPIVGGLIVACVITALHFHGIDMEFSLPLQNVFMLMFFSTVGLAANYTQLIKGGAKVFLFLAVASVFIIIQNGVGVSLAAGLGLDPLLGLIAGSITLSGGHGTGAAWANTFAENYGLANTLEIAMASATFGLIIGGIIGSPVAQKLIDKHGIESEYGRGTQTHSRFPELVTYNEYEEDKVTAKKVIEILFILLICVTGAKYLEAWVKTFEIRWLMIPDFVYALFIGVFITNLLEVTKLRKVDAETVDILGTVSLSLFLAMALMSLKLWNIFDLALPFLVILAIQSVVLGIFCYFVTFKVMGANYDAAVISAGHCGFGLGATPTAVMNMGSVVKRFGPSPQAFMVVPIVGAFFIDIVNLIILQGYISFLG from the coding sequence ATGAATCAGATCATTTCAATTGGAGCATTAGAGTCTTTTCTTATTGCTATCAGTGTCCTGTTTTTAGGTCACTTTATTAATGCCAAACTGCCCATTTTAACCAAGTTCAACATTCCAGAGCCGATTGTGGGTGGGCTTATCGTCGCCTGTGTGATTACTGCGTTGCACTTTCACGGTATTGATATGGAATTTTCACTGCCGCTGCAAAATGTCTTCATGTTGATGTTCTTTAGTACGGTGGGCCTTGCGGCCAACTACACCCAACTGATTAAGGGTGGCGCGAAGGTGTTTCTGTTTTTAGCCGTGGCTTCGGTGTTCATCATTATTCAAAACGGTGTGGGCGTTTCGCTTGCAGCGGGTTTAGGCTTAGATCCTTTATTGGGCTTGATCGCAGGCTCTATCACACTCTCCGGAGGCCATGGTACGGGAGCGGCTTGGGCAAACACGTTTGCCGAAAATTATGGCCTCGCCAATACGTTAGAAATCGCGATGGCATCTGCCACTTTTGGTTTGATCATCGGTGGGATTATCGGCAGTCCAGTCGCGCAAAAGCTGATTGATAAACATGGTATTGAATCCGAGTACGGGCGAGGCACGCAAACGCATTCTCGTTTCCCTGAACTGGTCACTTATAACGAATATGAAGAAGATAAAGTCACGGCCAAGAAGGTGATCGAAATATTGTTTATCTTGCTCATATGCGTTACCGGAGCAAAATATCTTGAAGCTTGGGTTAAAACCTTTGAAATCCGTTGGTTAATGATCCCTGACTTCGTTTACGCCCTGTTTATTGGTGTCTTTATCACCAATCTACTCGAAGTCACTAAGCTGCGTAAGGTGGATGCGGAGACGGTGGATATTTTAGGCACGGTTTCTTTGTCGCTGTTTCTCGCTATGGCTCTGATGAGCCTGAAATTGTGGAATATCTTCGATCTAGCACTACCGTTTTTGGTGATCCTCGCCATTCAATCCGTCGTGCTTGGCATTTTTTGCTACTTTGTCACCTTCAAAGTGATGGGGGCTAACTATGATGCGGCGGTGATTTCTGCAGGGCATTGTGGCTTTGGTTTGGGGGCTACGCCCACCGCGGTGATGAATATGGGATCGGTCGTAAAACGCTTTGGCCCTTCACCGCAAGCGTTTATGGTAGTGCCGATCGTCGGTGCTTTCTTTATCGATATCGTTAACCTAATCATCTTGCAGGGGTATATTTCGTTTTTGGGATAA
- a CDS encoding GGDEF domain-containing protein: METLLNKIKEAGLDATAVAGEEAIIFWNHVRQHVATTAQERAQSYIISAEYRREMKQWQTSIEELRAALSLLELPADLELLLSVKHSLSERLLDHGEYVAALSEYVAISNIAVEHGMIDDYVLAVLGMGNLCDAYGDHSRALRYYQKIDSIDHAISSRSLRLRYKLYMLACYISLGRYAAANDLIKECEELSILVSDKLLTGQIMLYQAKLYLQQGKVQRAMMTLASAQYSSSLTPSDWLSSMLRIELAHCLSRAGKAHFATLILSSTEKRLQNVHSPFLEKRLYEAFSEVCELEGMFKTALVYEKKVFRIESDLMKRIPISELGPIQLRRLSRFELQLKLILSELENRELKETTENQKNTVLQLQQDVFTDPLTKLHNRRWLDVKLKDLLLHETPFAFLVVDIDHFKSINDELSHLVGDKAIVNVSSELATYFKFRGASCVRFGGEEFLVILENVTSEMAQMHAETYRQRIFDFPWQDVLGERGLTVSIGITLHREGENTQRTFYRADKALYRAKANGRNQVCVE, from the coding sequence ATGGAAACCCTGCTCAATAAGATCAAAGAAGCGGGACTGGATGCGACCGCTGTCGCTGGTGAAGAGGCGATCATTTTCTGGAACCATGTCAGACAGCATGTGGCTACCACAGCCCAAGAGCGCGCACAAAGTTACATCATCAGCGCCGAATATCGCCGTGAAATGAAACAGTGGCAAACCAGTATTGAAGAGCTGCGCGCTGCCCTCTCCCTTTTAGAGTTACCCGCGGATCTGGAATTACTGCTCTCGGTCAAACACAGCTTGAGTGAACGTTTACTCGATCATGGTGAATATGTCGCGGCACTGTCTGAATACGTCGCGATTTCCAACATTGCTGTTGAGCATGGCATGATTGATGATTACGTGCTTGCTGTGCTCGGAATGGGCAATTTATGTGATGCTTATGGCGATCACAGTCGCGCGTTACGCTACTATCAAAAAATTGACAGCATAGATCATGCGATTTCTAGCCGCTCACTCCGCCTGCGTTACAAACTGTATATGTTGGCTTGCTACATCAGTCTTGGTCGTTATGCCGCCGCCAATGATCTGATCAAAGAGTGTGAAGAGTTGAGTATTCTGGTCAGCGATAAACTGCTGACTGGGCAGATCATGCTCTATCAAGCCAAACTGTATCTGCAACAAGGCAAAGTACAAAGGGCGATGATGACACTCGCCAGCGCCCAGTATTCCTCGTCGCTTACCCCATCGGATTGGCTCTCAAGCATGCTGCGTATTGAATTAGCACATTGCCTTTCAAGAGCGGGAAAAGCGCACTTTGCCACCCTAATTCTCAGTAGCACAGAAAAGCGCTTACAAAACGTCCACTCGCCTTTCCTTGAAAAACGCCTCTATGAAGCGTTCAGCGAAGTGTGTGAACTCGAAGGGATGTTCAAAACCGCACTAGTTTATGAAAAGAAAGTATTTCGCATCGAAAGCGATTTAATGAAGCGAATCCCAATCAGTGAATTAGGCCCAATTCAGCTGCGTCGCCTATCCCGCTTTGAGCTGCAACTTAAACTGATTTTGTCGGAATTAGAAAATCGTGAACTTAAAGAAACCACGGAAAATCAAAAAAATACCGTGTTGCAACTACAGCAAGATGTGTTCACTGACCCATTGACGAAACTGCATAATCGCCGTTGGTTGGATGTGAAACTGAAAGATCTGCTGCTACACGAGACCCCGTTTGCTTTCTTGGTGGTGGATATTGACCACTTCAAATCGATCAATGATGAATTGAGCCACCTCGTAGGAGATAAAGCGATCGTCAATGTGTCCAGTGAACTCGCAACCTACTTTAAATTCCGCGGAGCCTCCTGCGTACGCTTTGGTGGCGAGGAATTTCTGGTAATTTTGGAAAACGTCACCAGTGAAATGGCACAAATGCATGCAGAAACCTATCGACAGCGTATTTTTGATTTCCCATGGCAAGACGTGCTTGGCGAACGGGGACTGACGGTCAGTATCGGTATCACCTTGCATCGCGAGGGGGAAAATACCCAACGCACGTTCTACCGTGCTGACAAAGCTTTATATCGCGCCAAAGCCAATGGCCGTAACCAAGTGTGTGTTGAATAA
- a CDS encoding lactate dehydrogenase, translating into MPNDQLPPDAEGLQLNFCKTLACDNFGLSEAKHYVLQRVNPKRPAMVCRECGAFPPLLNNRDVVNELHRLRQLHSDGLPACHNPACPNTGLSVHTHKQLYHAFGYSGDRQRYRCKACHATFVDKWSGANHKLHFQESLLGLLFTGYSVREICRKLSINPKTFYDHLDHIASRCRRKLAMIDARWVNHAKAYQFASHYQPLQAHSHNGVYWLATGDAQTGYILCQHLNYSADEQPTGNLDHDPYQMPARFVPQGYVAEAQAAPHKPLTLLRERIDNRYQLILARANVEDPMGNLTQFHYPSKGAVIRPPYTSYAHYLHVLDMCDPGKRVSIFMPQDPLLRSAALSVSLSRIRCQNVDLMYVEEDPDWQAQSPLEKTDIVHMGWWRDRWAIAHSGTKAKGICYLAGNNPDPQHWLQHASIRQIEYYQNRFQLLFESFINEPRRKLRPGGIQPLLDIFRAWHNLCYQDKHGFTAAQNLGLSQHPLTLKELLS; encoded by the coding sequence GTGCCTAACGACCAACTACCACCGGACGCAGAAGGTTTACAACTCAACTTTTGTAAAACATTGGCGTGTGACAACTTTGGATTGAGTGAGGCAAAGCATTACGTTTTGCAGCGCGTAAACCCGAAACGGCCAGCGATGGTTTGTCGTGAATGTGGAGCTTTCCCCCCCTTACTTAATAACCGCGATGTGGTGAACGAACTGCACCGCTTACGCCAACTGCATAGTGATGGCCTACCGGCTTGCCATAACCCGGCATGCCCGAATACCGGATTATCCGTCCATACTCACAAACAGCTTTATCACGCCTTTGGTTACAGTGGCGATCGCCAGCGTTATCGTTGCAAAGCCTGCCATGCCACTTTTGTTGATAAATGGTCAGGTGCCAACCATAAACTCCACTTTCAAGAGTCACTGCTTGGGTTGCTGTTTACGGGCTACTCGGTTCGCGAAATCTGCCGCAAGCTGTCAATCAATCCAAAAACCTTTTACGACCATCTCGACCACATCGCTAGCCGCTGCCGACGTAAATTAGCGATGATCGACGCTCGCTGGGTTAACCATGCCAAAGCATATCAGTTTGCCTCGCATTACCAACCTTTGCAGGCACACAGCCATAATGGCGTTTACTGGCTTGCCACTGGTGATGCGCAAACGGGTTACATTCTGTGCCAACATCTTAACTACTCTGCTGATGAACAGCCGACGGGCAACCTAGACCACGATCCTTACCAAATGCCAGCGCGTTTTGTGCCGCAAGGGTATGTCGCAGAAGCACAAGCTGCACCCCATAAACCGTTAACCTTGTTGCGAGAACGGATTGATAACCGCTACCAGCTAATTTTGGCGCGTGCCAACGTAGAAGATCCGATGGGTAATTTGACGCAGTTCCACTACCCCTCAAAAGGTGCGGTGATCCGTCCGCCTTACACCTCTTACGCGCATTATCTGCATGTGCTGGATATGTGCGACCCAGGCAAACGGGTTTCAATCTTCATGCCGCAAGATCCTCTATTACGTTCTGCGGCGTTAAGCGTCAGCTTGTCCCGAATCCGATGTCAAAATGTTGACCTTATGTACGTAGAGGAAGATCCAGATTGGCAGGCACAAAGCCCATTGGAGAAAACCGATATTGTGCACATGGGGTGGTGGCGTGATCGTTGGGCTATCGCTCATTCAGGCACCAAAGCCAAAGGGATTTGTTACCTAGCGGGCAACAACCCTGACCCACAACACTGGTTACAGCACGCTTCTATCCGACAAATCGAATACTATCAAAATCGATTCCAACTCCTGTTTGAGTCCTTCATTAATGAGCCGCGTCGCAAACTGCGGCCGGGCGGGATCCAGCCTCTGCTGGACATATTCCGTGCATGGCACAATTTATGCTACCAAGATAAACATGGATTTACTGCGGCACAAAACCTAGGTTTATCGCAGCATCCTCTAACATTAAAGGAACTTTTGTCCTAA
- a CDS encoding DUF368 domain-containing protein produces the protein MNYLSTYLKGLAMGAADVVPGVSGGTIAFITGIYDTLLESIRRINPSLLKVWKAQGLAGVFRHINGLFLITLFGGIFTSIATLAKLISWLLVTHPIPIWSFFFGLILVSVWHMLRQVEQKKLSRLLWLIAGAIFAYGITVLKPLHLEPTYINVLISGAIAICAMILPGISGSFILLLIGMYAPVLGAVKTFQLDILLIFLTGCVIGLLSFSHVLSWLLRRYRDVTLTFLTGLMLGTLPKIWPWKETLSWRVNSSGEQVPLLQRNLSPFEFETLTSQPSQWLLALVLMLAAVALVLGLEKYAEK, from the coding sequence ATGAACTACTTGAGCACCTATTTAAAAGGTCTAGCTATGGGCGCCGCTGATGTGGTACCGGGTGTATCAGGCGGCACAATCGCCTTTATTACTGGCATTTACGATACTCTGCTTGAAAGTATTCGCCGCATCAATCCTAGCTTACTCAAGGTATGGAAAGCGCAAGGCTTGGCGGGGGTATTTCGTCACATCAACGGCCTGTTTTTGATCACGCTATTCGGTGGCATTTTTACCAGCATCGCAACCTTAGCCAAACTTATCTCTTGGCTATTAGTCACGCATCCTATTCCTATTTGGTCATTCTTCTTCGGCCTGATTTTGGTGTCGGTATGGCATATGCTGCGCCAAGTCGAACAAAAAAAGCTTTCTCGTCTCCTGTGGCTGATTGCCGGAGCCATTTTCGCCTACGGCATTACCGTGCTTAAACCACTACACCTTGAGCCCACTTACATCAATGTGCTGATTTCTGGTGCGATTGCGATTTGTGCCATGATCCTACCTGGCATTTCCGGCAGCTTTATCTTACTACTGATCGGTATGTATGCGCCTGTTTTGGGCGCAGTGAAAACCTTCCAACTGGACATTCTGCTGATTTTCTTAACCGGATGTGTGATTGGATTACTCAGTTTTTCCCATGTTCTGTCATGGCTTTTACGCCGTTACCGCGATGTGACTCTGACCTTCCTAACCGGATTGATGCTCGGCACTCTGCCTAAAATTTGGCCATGGAAAGAAACGCTCTCTTGGCGGGTAAATTCCAGCGGAGAGCAAGTACCACTACTGCAACGCAACCTATCACCGTTTGAATTTGAAACGCTTACGTCACAGCCATCACAGTGGTTGTTAGCGCTGGTACTCATGCTAGCCGCAGTCGCTTTAGTTCTCGGTTTAGAAAAATACGCCGAAAAGTAG
- a CDS encoding S41 family peptidase gives MHLPHFTLSSVLLLTSFGISNLGFASTNQTEDATQIRPTWLRDIALSPDGQKIAFTYAGQIWLVPAQGGDAVALTESGVYSETPIWSPDSQSIAFTADRYGLGDVFILSIQGGESRRLTYHGAKDIPYAFSADGQQLYFSSRRLGDDKANANVKQGSFMAQLYSVPAAGGREQRVLPIAVSDLAISPSHSDILYTNQPSDEQPWRKGAVSDATRDIWQWSPLTGKHTQITTFRGEDRNPVWSADGSSMYYLSEQAGSFNVWQQRFDGSEPVQITDHQKLPVRFLSASLQGDLAYGFDGEIWRLKAGAKQPEKVAVSIRRSTMPDGRHNVNFNLEATEMVVAPNAAEVAIVARGDVYVVSLLSGLTQRVTDTSEAERDVSFSSDGYRLIYASEREGSWNLYQSYVNDSGKSFSSSLDIVEEPVLMTEQDVIQPLYSPNLKRVAYRENRNTLKVYDIEQDKTYTLLDAHAIYSYFDKDLSYQWSPDSEYLVTRDRAMWNSDIQLLKFDVSEAPINLSQSGFSEFAPQFSADGQWVYWLTDAQSLRGIDDIAVQYDVHGVALNREAKFNFKKTEEQLWFDDKIASEKNLEPSQNPPAELTAVENKGLKQRTIRLTPTSLNLIFKHLTHDNQALIVAYQSGDSVQISEINLRNGEVTVLFSRLSEDAALLAMASDDESLLIMGEHGIESLNVVTGESKFVRYEAKANFDFRAEIAYLFEHVWRLTQTKFYDPQMHGVDWKQHGDLYRKHLSSIRTYSDFAELLSEMVGELNASHTGAFFMAGDSSWEEPASLGLYYDDRYRGKGIRVKSLLPGGPADAYQSPIKAGAIIYSVNGKEISDQQDIYPFLNFTQGKLTRLSVLVPGAEKAQNFTLVPISLAEESELLYEQWVEQRRALVEKLSDGRLGYVHLAAMDAASFEQMQNDMFGLEKDKLGLVVDVRFNAGGWLHDQVMEILSGTRHSILQTRDGYVVSSFPERRWAKPSIMLANADSYSDGSIVPYFYQREGLGKLVGERVPGTGTAVIWEKQQEPGLIYGVPQLGIKDEQGRWFENQEIIPDILVYNDPESVVAGEDRQLAAAVEALLLEISSK, from the coding sequence ATGCATTTGCCACATTTTACTCTGAGTTCAGTACTCCTGCTGACGTCGTTTGGGATATCGAATCTCGGGTTTGCAAGCACCAACCAAACTGAAGATGCCACGCAGATTCGGCCGACCTGGTTAAGGGATATTGCGTTGTCCCCTGATGGCCAAAAGATAGCGTTTACCTATGCAGGACAAATTTGGCTTGTACCCGCTCAAGGTGGTGATGCCGTGGCGCTCACGGAAAGTGGCGTGTACAGCGAAACCCCGATTTGGTCGCCTGACAGCCAATCGATCGCCTTTACGGCTGATCGATATGGCCTTGGTGACGTCTTTATTCTCTCGATTCAAGGGGGGGAGAGCCGTCGGTTAACCTACCACGGAGCGAAAGATATTCCATATGCGTTTTCGGCTGATGGTCAGCAGCTCTATTTCTCTTCTCGCCGACTGGGCGATGATAAAGCCAATGCGAATGTTAAACAGGGCAGCTTTATGGCTCAGCTTTACTCGGTGCCTGCAGCGGGAGGACGTGAGCAACGCGTTTTGCCTATTGCCGTCAGCGATTTAGCCATATCGCCTTCCCATAGCGACATCCTCTATACCAATCAACCATCCGATGAACAACCGTGGCGTAAAGGTGCGGTATCCGATGCTACACGTGACATTTGGCAATGGTCCCCGCTCACGGGCAAACATACCCAAATCACCACTTTTCGCGGCGAAGACCGCAACCCTGTGTGGAGTGCAGATGGCTCCTCTATGTACTATCTGTCTGAACAAGCGGGCAGTTTCAACGTCTGGCAGCAGCGATTTGATGGTTCAGAACCCGTACAAATCACCGACCACCAAAAGCTGCCCGTTCGTTTCTTAAGTGCCAGCTTACAAGGCGATTTGGCCTACGGCTTTGATGGCGAAATTTGGCGACTTAAAGCGGGTGCTAAGCAACCAGAAAAAGTGGCGGTTTCCATTCGTCGTAGCACTATGCCTGATGGCCGTCACAATGTGAATTTTAACCTTGAAGCCACAGAAATGGTGGTCGCGCCGAATGCCGCTGAAGTGGCGATTGTGGCGCGTGGGGATGTTTATGTCGTGTCTTTGCTTTCAGGTTTAACGCAACGAGTTACGGATACCTCAGAAGCAGAGCGAGATGTCTCTTTTTCCAGTGATGGGTATCGGTTGATCTACGCTTCTGAGCGCGAGGGCAGTTGGAATCTTTATCAAAGCTATGTGAATGATAGCGGGAAAAGCTTCTCCTCCTCATTGGATATTGTTGAAGAGCCAGTGCTGATGACCGAGCAAGATGTCATTCAGCCACTTTATTCCCCTAACCTTAAGCGAGTTGCTTACCGCGAGAATCGTAATACGCTCAAAGTGTATGACATTGAACAAGATAAAACCTATACCCTGTTGGACGCTCACGCCATTTACTCTTATTTCGACAAGGATCTTAGCTACCAGTGGTCGCCAGATAGCGAATATTTAGTCACGCGTGATCGGGCGATGTGGAATAGCGATATTCAACTTCTAAAATTTGATGTAAGTGAAGCGCCTATCAATTTGAGCCAAAGTGGATTTTCTGAATTTGCCCCACAATTTAGTGCCGATGGGCAGTGGGTTTACTGGTTAACCGATGCACAAAGCTTGCGCGGCATTGATGATATTGCTGTGCAATATGATGTGCATGGCGTTGCGCTAAACCGTGAGGCTAAGTTTAACTTCAAGAAAACTGAAGAGCAGTTATGGTTTGACGATAAAATTGCGTCTGAGAAAAATCTTGAGCCTAGCCAAAACCCGCCAGCAGAGTTAACGGCGGTGGAAAACAAAGGGCTTAAGCAGCGCACTATACGCCTGACACCAACCTCACTCAATCTTATTTTCAAACATTTGACGCACGATAACCAAGCGTTGATCGTCGCTTATCAGTCGGGAGATTCAGTACAAATCTCAGAAATCAATCTGCGCAATGGTGAGGTGACTGTGCTGTTTAGCCGCTTGAGTGAGGATGCGGCTTTACTTGCTATGGCTTCTGATGATGAAAGCCTTCTGATCATGGGTGAACACGGTATCGAGAGCCTAAATGTCGTGACGGGTGAGAGCAAGTTTGTGCGTTACGAAGCAAAGGCCAATTTCGATTTTCGTGCGGAAATCGCCTACTTGTTTGAGCATGTCTGGCGGCTCACTCAAACCAAATTTTATGACCCACAAATGCATGGTGTGGATTGGAAACAGCATGGTGATTTGTATCGTAAACACTTGTCGAGCATCCGTACCTACAGCGATTTTGCCGAGCTATTAAGTGAAATGGTGGGCGAGTTGAATGCCTCGCATACCGGAGCCTTTTTTATGGCTGGCGATTCCAGTTGGGAGGAGCCTGCATCCTTAGGGCTTTATTATGATGATCGTTATCGAGGTAAGGGAATACGTGTGAAGTCACTGTTGCCCGGAGGCCCAGCGGATGCCTATCAATCGCCCATCAAAGCAGGAGCGATTATTTACTCCGTAAACGGCAAAGAGATTAGTGATCAACAGGATATTTATCCGTTCCTGAATTTTACCCAAGGTAAATTGACCCGTTTAAGTGTGCTGGTACCGGGTGCGGAGAAAGCGCAGAACTTTACGTTAGTGCCTATCAGTCTTGCAGAGGAAAGTGAGCTGCTTTATGAGCAGTGGGTTGAGCAGCGCCGAGCTTTGGTCGAGAAACTCTCCGACGGACGTCTTGGGTATGTGCACCTCGCCGCGATGGATGCAGCCAGTTTTGAGCAGATGCAGAATGATATGTTTGGCCTTGAAAAAGACAAATTAGGCTTAGTGGTTGACGTGCGTTTTAATGCTGGCGGTTGGCTGCATGATCAAGTGATGGAGATACTATCAGGAACCCGACATTCGATATTGCAGACGCGTGATGGTTATGTGGTCTCCTCTTTCCCAGAGCGTCGCTGGGCTAAACCGAGCATTATGCTCGCTAACGCGGACAGCTATTCGGACGGTTCGATCGTGCCGTATTTTTATCAAAGAGAAGGGCTAGGGAAACTGGTTGGAGAAAGAGTTCCCGGCACTGGCACGGCTGTGATTTGGGAGAAGCAACAAGAACCCGGATTGATCTACGGAGTACCACAACTCGGTATCAAGGATGAGCAAGGTCGTTGGTTCGAAAACCAAGAAATCATCCCGGATATTTTGGTTTATAACGATCCAGAATCGGTTGTCGCTGGCGAGGATCGCCAGTTGGCTGCCGCCGTAGAAGCCCTGCTGCTCGAGATCTCCTCAAAATAA